The DNA sequence aggggcagccgtagtcttcctgggcgcgcgtgccggtcacgtggggcatggtggctaagttcccccgtaacaggttAAATGGTCGTTTGGAGTCCGGCGGCGATTCGAGGAGTTATTTTGGGATGAATGTCTTGGTGACACATGGCCAAAGTTGGTGAACGTCTCATCGGAATGGGTTGCTTAGATCTTCTATAAATAGGAAAGGTGGCAGCCCTAGCCTTTTCACCTTATTCCTTCATACTCAGAGCTTGTAGAGAGGAAGAGTGCAAGCACAGAGCATTCCTTCTATGCTTCCCTTCTGTGGTTCTTCTTCCTTGTTCTCTGTCAGATTCTTTCTTTTGTCTTCTGGTGGGTTGCTTtacatcctttttcttttccttctcttcttgtatCTTTCTTTTGCACATCGTCTATGGATCCACCCATCGGAGGTTAGTCTTCCAATGATGAGGGGGTAGGTCAGAGCTCTCCCGACCGAATCTCCGTGGCCTTAAGAGGAACTCACCCCGATGTATCCTCTAGTCCAAATACTGAGGTGAGCCTCCTGGGGTAATCCGACCTTGATTGGATTCAAATTGTGTTCTCCATCCTGCAAAACTTTATCCTTGAGCAGCCTGGTGTTGCCCCAGGTCTTTGAGGCATCGACGCATCTCGTCGAGTTTGTAATCAAGGCTGGCTTCCCTCCTGGAAGCCCTCTTTGGTCTTGACTCCTCTCAGGAGGGGTAGTCAGAAGATCGAGGTTAGCCATCCTTTGCCTGACTTTGTGGCTGAGTATACTGCGCGGAGAGACCTACTATAGATTCTAGGGTGGCGAGCAGGCTGATTAGGTAGCGCTTGCCCCCTACTCCGAGGTGAAAAGGGATGACTCAGATATGTCAGATCTTCATGGTGGCCCTAGTTGCGaacctcctcctgctgctgcTAAGCAATGACTGAGTGTTGCATATGTTGGATTGCAGTAGCCAGCATCTAGACCTGCTACACAAGCAATTAGAATTGCTTGGATGTTATCGCTAGGGCCACCTATGGCTCTAGCGAGGGTGGAGCCCTCCATGGGCTTTGCAAAGAGCTATCAGACTCCTATGGTTCGTTTGTTTGGGCATTAGAAGTTGCTGGTTGTGCCTTTCAAGACTTTATGGTGATTGGTGAATGAAACCTCCGTAATAGGATGGGATCTTCCTCTAGCTTCAATATGTTGCTGCTAGGCACCGGCTTGACCTAGGCGCCAAGTGAGTGGAGCGTGGGTGCTGGAGGGCTTGGTGATCGGCTACTTGGATCATGCTGGGTTAAGATCTGAGATGGACGGTAGTTGTCGGGATGCTGGTCCGCGACGACGCTCCAACCTTAAACAGCATAGACGAAGAAGTCCTCTTGTTAGGGTATGTTCAGCGGGGGACACTTCGATGCCTAAGTCGGGACGATACTCAGAGAATAGGAGGAGGTTCTCAGTAATCTGTCAAGGCACTCAAACACTTACCTAGAAGATCCTCCAGAGAGTTGATTGTATAGGCGAAGGTGAGAACCTATCACCATAAAATTCGGGCACGTGGATTAGCTAGGATTGGTTGGCCTTCGCCGCACGTTTCGAATATTGGGCATGGGCATTTCACATGCAGATCGTGTCTTGCCTTTTAGATCAGCATGATTTCAAAGATCGCCTGGGATCTTGGCTATAGTGTCACTAGGTGTAAGGggcttttaaaattcaaatctgaTCGCATGCTTTCGGGTATGCCAAATGGCTGGCCCTGACTGGTGGTGCGCTGGCATCATGGCAATCTTTGGTTGGACGACCCCTATGGTGAGCTGTGGTTGATCTCAATGCACATCATTATCTTTCTTAGATATTCTTCCATTAGTAAAGCATATAGggtatttaacaaaagaaacctagtggtagaagaatccatacatattttttttggtgaaactaACAACTTCCATCAAGGACGATAGCTGTGTGTGATGATTCAGATGCTATATAAAAAGAAATGGAGGAACTCACCCTAAGGGACACGTCAATAGAGATAGAAGCAAGAATGATGGacaagaggatgaagaagatgaacaagggCAAAATTCTCAAATTGAAGATCAAGGTAATATGATCTATCCAAGGAATGGAGGTACTCTCATCGTCATCCTAAAGATTTAATTATTGTTGATCCATCACAAGGTGTTAGGACTAGATCATCTCTTAGGGACATATGTAATCACCTAGCTTTTGTATCTCAAATTGAATCTAAGACTATAGAAGAAGCTAAACAAAATTATAATCGGATAAatactatgcaagaagaattaaatcaatttgaaagaaacaataTTTTGACACTTATAAGTAGATCCAGAGATTATTATGTAATTGGAACATAATGTGTAtacataaattagatgaaaatagaAATGTTATTAGAAAccaggctagattagttgctcaaggccgcttttctaaatgaatGTATAGTAGaaaaagtttatgtagaacaactgaTCTAATCAACAAATTCAATAGGATTTTGAATCTAATTATCCAAATGGATCCTTaagagatttaaaaaaaaaaaggaaaaaaaaggaaccaCTGGGCCTGGGTTACCAAGGTGGGAAGGCTCTAGCAGATGATGATTGAATCTTGGCCGTTTGATGAGTGTAAAGCAAACGACCACTTAACCTTTTCTTGATGGTAGAACGAATCGACGGTCGAGGGCAGATCTGTCCTACGACTCCCCAGATATAATCCCTCTGGAACCGACTTGCAGAAACTTCTTCCGGTTTCGGTATTCAAACCCTAGCCGATCAAAATCTCTCCGCACGCCCCTGGTTTTATTCGTCCGTTGTCGCCTCTCTCTCCTTCGCTATGGCCAAGAAGCGAAAGCTCGAGAACAAGGCCGAGCCAGCCAAGGACCCTGCCCCCGAATCCACCACCCAAGAACCCAAAGACGAAGAACCCATCAGCCAAGAGGTACCCatcaaagaagaggaagaagaacccaTCAGCCAAGAAGTACCCATCAGCCAAGAAGTACCCatcaaagaagaggaagaagaatccccCGTCGACGATGAGCAGATGCCCCAGATCCCCgaatcctcctcctcccccaacCCTAACCCACCTTCCTCTGCCGCCGCCGGCAACGGCGTCGCCGGCGACGACGACGAGTTGGAGAACGACCCGGCCTCCATCCAGAAGCTCCTTGAACCCTTCCCCAAGGACCAGATTATCGAGATCCTCCGCGACGCCGCGATGAAACACCCTGATGTTCTTGAGGAGGTCCACCGGATCGCGGATATCGATCCGGCCCACCGCAAGATCTTCGTCCACGGCCTCGGGTGGGACACCAAGGCCGAGACCCTTATCGCCGCCTTCCGCCAGTACGGCGAGATCGAGGACTGTAACGCCGTCATCGACAAGGCCACCGGCAAGTCCAAGGGCTACGGATTCATCCTCTTCAAGCACCGGAGCGGGGCGTGGCGGGCCCTGAAGCAGCCTCAGAAGAAGATCGGCAACCGGATGACCGCCTGCCAGCTGGCCTCAACCGGCCCCGTCCCACCCCCGGCCCCGCCGGTGTCCGAGTATACGCAGCGCAAGATCTTCGTCAGCAATGTCGGGGCCGATCTCGATCCCCATAAGCTGCTGCAGTTCTTCTCAAAGTTCGGGGAGATCGAGGAGGGGCCTTTAGGGTTAGATAAGGTGACCGGGAGGCCGAAGGGATTCTGCCTCTTTGTATACAGGACGGTTGAGAGCGCAAGGAAGGCATTGGAGGAACCCCATAAAAACTTCGAAGGCCATATCTTGCACTGCCAGAAAGCAATTGATGGGCCAAAACCAAACAAGTCAGGGTTCCACCTCCAGGGCTCCGGTGGCTTGCATCATGGTGCCGGTGCAGTCGGAGCACACGGATCCCACTTCACGAGGAGCGATAATACTGGGTTCATGGGTGGGGTGGGGAGTCAAGTGCCTGGAGTAGGTTCTTCTGGGCATTTGGTAGCCCCTTCAGCCGCTGGATTGGGGTTCAACCAGGCAGCTCAACCGGCAGCTGCAGCGGCAGCAGCAGGGTTGAACCCAGCATTAGGGCAGGCTCTGACTgcattccttgccagccagGGGGCGGGACTGGGATTGACAAACCTTTTAGGCACCCTGGGTTCTGCTGGAGTGGGGGCACCGGCAGTGAACCAGGTGGTTCCCAGCGGAATCGTGAACAGTGGGGGGCAAGGGATGCAAGGCACTTATGGGAATCAGGTGCCGACTGTTGGTGGAAACGTGAACCCTGGAGTTATGGGAGGATACGGGGCACAGGCAACCATGCAGGGTGGATATGGGAATGCACACATGGGGCAGGGAGGAGCTGGACGGATCCAACAGGGCCTTGGGCACATGGGTGGTATAACACCTTACAAGGGTCATTAGGTAAGGCTCAGGTACAACAGCATGCGGTCTGTATAGCGTTTGGTATATTTTTTGTCTTGCTTTCTTTATGAATATAGATATTAACAACTATTTCCTTCCGTCTTGTTATGATGTTTACATTCTGCTAcctttgttttattttgttttcacTGCATGAAATTGGCCCTCGACATATATAGACAAGTATCTAGGTTAATCATCTAGTTCTATTATCATCTGTAGTCATCTTTAATACCTTCACCCTTGAAACCATATAaactaaatataatttttttccttgCTCAAGCTTTTGTTATGGCTATTTATCGTTCAAAAATACCAGAGTTTACATATTCTGGGTTTTGACTTTGTTGGAAGTTTGTCTACTCATAAAAATCTATAAAAGAAAGGGACTCTGGCAGGAGCTTTCTTGGAATGGTCGTTGGTTTGGGAGACTGGTCATATTGGATGTCTAGTTTTTGTAAGCTTATTATCTACATATTCTGGTTTTTGTAAGCTTATTATCTACATATCCTAAATGTTTGTAATACTTCTTTGTGTGTGCTCAAAGTTGGTAAACGTGACATGATTGGAGATAGTATATAGAATAAAGTCATGTAAGGGTGGGATGGATGCATTGCCAGGTAAGGGTGGATTGGGTGGATTCAAGGAAGTGTTAAAATAAAGTCATGTTAATTTGACTCCTGGTTTATTTGAGTTTATTTCAGTTGCAATAGTGAAAATACAATAAATCT is a window from the Phoenix dactylifera cultivar Barhee BC4 unplaced genomic scaffold, palm_55x_up_171113_PBpolish2nd_filt_p 000555F, whole genome shotgun sequence genome containing:
- the LOC103717449 gene encoding UBP1-associated protein 2A-like, which encodes MAKKRKLENKAEPAKDPAPESTTQEPKDEEPISQEVPIKEEEEEPISQEVPISQEVPIKEEEEESPVDDEQMPQIPESSSSPNPNPPSSAAAGNGVAGDDDELENDPASIQKLLEPFPKDQIIEILRDAAMKHPDVLEEVHRIADIDPAHRKIFVHGLGWDTKAETLIAAFRQYGEIEDCNAVIDKATGKSKGYGFILFKHRSGAWRALKQPQKKIGNRMTACQLASTGPVPPPAPPVSEYTQRKIFVSNVGADLDPHKLLQFFSKFGEIEEGPLGLDKVTGRPKGFCLFVYRTVESARKALEEPHKNFEGHILHCQKAIDGPKPNKSGFHLQGSGGLHHGAGAVGAHGSHFTRSDNTGFMGGVGSQVPGVGSSGHLVAPSAAGLGFNQAAQPAAAAAAAGLNPALGQALTAFLASQGAGLGLTNLLGTLGSAGVGAPAVNQVVPSGIVNSGGQGMQGTYGNQVPTVGGNVNPGVMGGYGAQATMQGGYGNAHMGQGGAGRIQQGLGHMGGITPYKGH